One Stigmatopora argus isolate UIUO_Sarg chromosome 12, RoL_Sarg_1.0, whole genome shotgun sequence genomic window carries:
- the LOC144085812 gene encoding uncharacterized protein LOC144085812: MSKSSPRLGRPALLGGGGRTCASGKELQGQRSCMLRIGERLMRAGSEGSLLRGPSPPGGGSWGWERHGDKVGPPRAQGKGPASSTESPLVKNQRAEDRLGDEGGLRAATLPRGYAGGGGLDGEPESRPSRYTKAGKEEEDAFLDELRRKYPQQAPVVLGHRERLREQLKKPRASESATCQREEMSDGELNNTMAVPFARGCKGRSSLPIGRSSAAAREPLGVLYLQYGEETKQVRMPAEILSEETLRALFVGAFPQQLSMQKLRSPNVAVYIKDTRRNVYFDLEDIRNITSHSCLKLYHKDASLVFQRHARPTDADTNTKLTKEVLYGSHSPVHRLSPSPRGTLQSLRGSASPPTVRSMPSSPSRVAYGGGRSARASAGSVDAVDAAAAPPRERLMGVGGSAILERRDVKPDQESGSRKSVALLPHGDGGGAQRYADAASSSSSPQEREGSFALGSASSRCSAASSHPGDAADGGPGGIPGGLKQYRASVQPLAGYLEQRTQSLHRQRNRTYGDSQVPQFGSPPPSPQVRLKEGQIIGGVGLVRPERTAPARASPNGEVTDRRRGSASSSSLSSVFADGPPGPAENLLWAHVSAFDAQSQRMKEMEGQIASLAGLVHHALSFRDDVSKGPGSEGARENHPVVRECSASRATAGSTDGELGRRLARLKSNVVELRLQLKQLRHLQIAQQESVSGMLRTAGRELLPPPSAASDRPTGPEGRPRGPRDRLEEDRILYLAAEEKILGQLSELEDYVDGLNSGPSPITLTDVEEGAVNLRRVGETLAVLKGDFPQLQAKMHSVLRLEVDSLRFLKEEPHQMDAMLKRVKALTQALSSLRRCVSESTPSPPRPARAESPKAPPERDRQPPVGGSPPASPKAPPRSRVSSASSTRPEPDRVAPPSPAVARRSGAGIEAPRHGPPLNPTHARDLPTVAKVSPRSREGSPAPQTPPSLAPLHSRELHRSGVPEKTREDHIETCSQAVALVSIKKIKMKKMTLTLPKNEEEGRRSHEGGDRSPPRMAPQRSREAAPRPTTSVPDPEPPSHPAPGSGWQLTTEAETSPSPKPVRRMEKPRRSSLEKKQSPDRSVPARMPVASPGQIDPAKAPEVGETDGKAALGRQGVGEERAAAVPQRQAPDVKGEGQTSATATAVSESKDDGEDDKSRLTEEMQQVTIGATCAVKLPVGQQKRKEILPIGDSPTLPLGFSNRLTLNQEILHSPNTDQNKSSSMTSLPEDPSRGIVAPDRKAQNGAERTPKDKFHRMDQNVEDESPLCGEKDFPGEEEGGSLSPDILDDRGPPPPPLVSRRIARQISKMRVKSDERERQKTSRETAEKAVRPPGDDPALWDGADGGGRLIPIFSESDGSESDLNRLWTIFEYDEDLERDGVPLEAVSEEKRAESHHVTLNLHVSENRPDAEASSPDKNGKDMSKADFKKAGAGRTFKFKFPKSKFWAFGKALRSGAPKMAEKSLADQTATSDGGADEVAEKQNESKSRIPDEERLREAKEGRREGSPSKRPASHINKNFNSPQSKRVKAQLPAIVVKSSPKKQIGGSSTQRPHGRFRRSSGSPEKTGKEVKRPSCHKPPGQDGGGDGAAVASRAWRASKIPALRPSCGKAPCSACPDSLQTTFFSSSSTCGKHSLLSPPSPTTSRLSPPPPTARKPALSDPQELCTPSPPPPPRKSLGPSLNLHRLLPSPASPVCGEGRRRGRPGAAVSQLASYSSSSSSYSSSSASSSPASVSPTSPSPFIHPAPTASGGGSKVN, encoded by the exons GAAAGGGTCCCGCTTCCTCCACGGAAAGTCCGCTGGTGAAGAATCAGCGCGCCGAGGACCGGCTCGGGGATGAAGGCGGACTCCGCGCGGCCACGTTACCCCGCGGATACGCCGGCGGTGGCGGCTTGGACGGCGAGCCGGAGAGTCGGCCGTCGCGGTACACCAAAGCggggaaggaggaggaggacgcgTTTCTGGACGAGCTGAGACGCAAGTATCCGCAGCAGGCGCCCGTGGTGCTGGGACATCGGGAACGCCTCAGAGAACAG TTGAAGAAGCCGCGAGCATCTGAGAGCGCCACCTGCCAAAGAGAGGAGATGTCTGACGGAGAGCTCAACAACACCATGGCGGTCCCGTTCGCCAGGGGTTGTAAAGGCCGATCCAGTCTGCCCATCGGACGCTCCAGCGCGGCGGCCAGAGAGCCGCTCG GGGTGCTGTACCTCCAGTACGGAGAGGAGACCAAGCAGGTCCGGATGCCGGCGGAGATCCTGAGCGAGGAGACGCTGCGGGCCCTGTTCGTGGGCGCTTTCCCGCAGCAGCTCAGCATGCAGAAGCTGCGCTCTCCCAACGTGGCCGTGTACATCAAAGACACGCGCCGCAACGTCTACTTTGACCTGGAGGACATTAG AAATATTACATCACACTCCTGTCTCAAGCTTTACCATAAAGACGCCTCACTGGTGTTCCAGCGTCACGCCAGGCCGACCGACGCAGACACAAACACGAAG CTCACCAAAGAAGTACTCTACGGTAGCCACAGTCCGGTCCACAGACTGTCCCCGTCCCCCCGCGGGACCCTCCAGAGCTTGCGGGGCTCGGCGTCCCCGCCCACGGTGCGCTCCATGCCTTCGTCCCCGTCCAGGGTGGCTTACGGCGGCGGGAGGAGCGCTCGAGCCTCGGCGGGAAGCGTGGACGCCGtcgacgccgccgccgctccgCCCCGAGAGCGTCTGATGGGCGTCGGCGGGAGCGCCATACTCGAGAGGCGAGACGTCAAACCTG ACCAAGAGTCGGGGAGTCGCAAGAGCGTGGCCCTGCTGCCCCACGGAGACGGAGGCGGAGCCCAACGCTACGCGGACGCCGCCTCGTCGTCCTCTTCCCCGCAGGAACGGGAAGGAAGCTTTGCTTTGGGTTCGGCGTCCTCCCGCTGCAGCGCCGCTTCGTCCCACCCGGGAGATGCGGCGGATGGGGGGCCGGGCGGGATCCCCGGGGGTCTCAAGCAGTACCGCGCTTCCGTCCAGCCTCTGGCGGGCTACCTGGAGCAGCGCACGCAATCCCTGCACAG aCAGCGAAATCGTACGTACGGCGACAGCCAAGTTCCCCAATTCGGAAGCCCGCCTCCCTCCCCGCAAGTCCGTTTGAAGGAGGGCCAGATTATCGGAGGGGTGGGCCTGGTCCGGCCCGAGCGCACGGCCCCCGCCCGCGCGTCGCCCAACGGAGAGGTGACCGACCGGCGCCGGGGGAGCGCTTCGTCCTCGTCCCTGTCGTCCGTCTTCGCCGACGGCCCGCCGGGACCGGCGGAAAACCTCCTTTGGGCTCACGTGAGCGCATTCGATGCGCAAAG CCAAAGGATGAAAGAAATGGAGGGTCAAATCGCCAGTCTGGCAGGGCTGGTTCACCACGCGTTGTCGTTCAGAGACGACGTGTCCAAAGGCCCCGGCAG TGAAGGCGCCAGAGAAAATCATCCCG ttgtgcGGGAGTGTTCGGCGAGCCGCGCCACCGCGGGCTCGACGGACGGCGAGCTCGGACGGCGTTTGGCGCGCCTCAAGAGCAACGTGGTGGAATTACGACTGCAATTGAAGCAACTTCGACACTTGCAA ATCGCTCAGCAAGAAAGCGTGAGCGGCATGTTGCGCACGGCCGGCCGGGAGCTGCTGCCGCCGCCGTCGGCGGCGTCCGATCGCCCGACGGGACCCGAGGGGAGGCCGCGGGGGCCGAGGGACCGGCTGGAGGAGGACAGGATTCTCTACCTGGCTGCCGAGGAAAAAATACTTGGACAGCTCAG CGAACTGGAGGACTACGTGGACGGCTTAAACAGCGGGCCGTCGCCCATCACGCTGACGGACGTGGAGGAGGGCGCGGTCAACCTGCGGCGAGTCGGCGAGACCCTGGCCGTCCTCAAAG GGGATTTCCCCCAGCTGCAGGCCAAGATGCACTCGGTGCTGCGGCTGGAGGTGGACTCGCTTCGCTTCCTCAAAGAGGAGCCTCATCAAATGGACGCCATGTTAAAAAGGGTCAAAGCCCTGACCCAGGCGCTGAGCTCCCTCCGCAG GTGCGTGTCGGAGTCCACCCCGAGCCCACCCAGACCGGCCCGGGCCGAATCTCCCAAAGCGCCCCCGGAACGGGACCGACAGCCTCCCGTCGGCGGGAGTCCGCCCGCCTCGCCCAAGGCGCCGCCCCGTTCCCGGGTCTCGTCCGCTTCCTCCACGAGACCGGAGCCGGACCGCGTGGCCCCGCCTTCTCCGGCCGTGGCGCGCAGATCCGGCGCGGGGATTGAAGCGCCCCGGCATGGCCCCCCGCTCAACCCCACCCACGCAAGAGACCTGCCGACCGTGGCCAAG GTGAGTCCTCGCAGCCGAGAGGGAAGCCCCGCCCCGCAGACGCCGCCCTCTCTCGCGCCTCTCCACTCCCGTGAACTTCACAGATCCGGCGTGCCTGAAAAAACACGGGAGGATCACATAGAAACCTGTTCGCAAGCCGTGGCGCTGGTgagcataaaaaaaattaaaatgaagaaaatgacaCTGACACTTCCTAAGAA CGAGGAAGAAGGACGTCGCAGCCACGAAGGTGGCGACCGCTCGCCGCCACGAATGGCACCCCAAAGGTCACGGGAAGCGGCGCCCCGTCCCACGACGTCCGTCCCCGATCCCGAGCCGCCCTCCCATCCGGCGCCGGGTTCAG GTTGGCAATTGACGACGGAAGCCGAAACGTCGCCTTCTCCGAAGCCCGTGAGACGGATGGAAAAACCTCGGCGGTCCAGCCTGGAGAAGAAGCAGAGCCCCGATCGTAGCGTCCCCGCGAG AATGCCCGTCGCTTCCCCGGGCCAAATCGACCCGGCAAAAGCACCAGAGGTCGGCGAGACTGACGGGAAAGCGGCGCTTGGACGCCAG GGTGTCGGCGAGGAACGGGCGGCGGCGGTTCCTCAAAGACAAGCCCCGGACGTCAAAGGCGAAGGCCAAACGTCCGCTACGGCCACCGCCGTCTCAGAAAGCAAGGACGACGGGGAAGACGACAAAAGTCGATTAACGGAAGAAATGCAGCAG GTGACAATCGGGGCGACGTGCGCTGTCAAATTGCCCGTCGGACAACAAAAGCGGAAAGAAATCCTTCCGATTGGCGACTCGCCAACGCTTCCATTGGGGTTTTCCAATCGTTTAACGTTGAATCAGGAAATCCTCCATTCCCCAAACACTGACCAGAACAAGTCGTCAAGCATGACGTCTCTGCCAGAAGACCCGAGCCGAGGCATCGTGGCACCCGATCGGAAAGCCCAAAACGGCGCAGAACGGACGCCAAAGGACAAATTCCATCGTATGGATCAGAACGTGGAGGACGAGTCGCCGCTATGTGGGGAGAAAGACTTCccaggagaagaagaaggaggaagCTTGAGCCCTGATATTTTGGACGACCGAGGACCTCCCCCTCCTCCGCTTGTGTCGCGTCGGATTGCCCGTCAAATCTCAAAGATGAGAGTCAAGTCGGACGAACGGGAGCGCCAGAAGACCAGCCGGGAGACGGCCGAGAAAGCCGTTCGTCCGCCCGGCGACGACCCGGCTTTATGGGACGGCGCCGACGGCGGCGGCCGGCTCATCCCGATCTTCTCCGAGAGCGACGGCTCGGAGTCGGACTTGAACCGTCTCTGGACCATCTTCGAATACGACGAAGACCTCGAGCGCGACGGCGTTCCTTTAGAGGCCGTTTCGGAGGAGAAGCGGGCGGAAAGCCACCACGTGACCCTAAACCTCCACGTTTCCGAAAATCGGCCTGACGCGGAGGCATCTTCCCCCGACAAGAACGGAAAAGACATGTCCAAAGCGGACTTCAAAAAGGCAGGGGCGGGCCGTACGTTTAAATTCAAGTTCcccaaaagcaagttttgggcATTTGGCAAGGCCCTTCGATCGGGGGCGCCCAAAATGGCCGAGAAGTCTCTCGCCGACCAAACGGCGACGTCGGACGGCGGGGCGGACGAGGTGGCCGAGAAGCAGAACGAGTCCAAGTCGAGGATCCCCGACGAGGAGCGTCTTCGGGAGGCCAAGGAGGGCCGGCGAGAGGGAAGCCCCTCCAAGAGGCCGGCCTCTCACATCAACAAGAATTTCAACTCGCCCCAGAGCAAAAGGGTCAAAGCGCAGCTCCCGGCCATCGTTGTCAAATCTTCCCCCAAGAAACAG aTCGGCGGCTCTTCCACTCAGCGACCGCACGGCAGGTTCCGCCGCTCGTCCGGCTCGCCTGAAAAGACCGGCAAAGAAGTCAAGCGTCCGTCTTGCCACAAGCCACCGGGCCAG GACGGAGGCGGCGACGGCGCGGCGGTCGCTTCGCGTGCTTGGCGTGCTTCTAAGATCCCGGCCTTGCGCCCTAGTTGCGGGAAAGCCCCTTGTTCGGCGTGCCCAGATAGCCTCCAGACCACCTTCTTCTCTTCTTCCTCCACTTGCGGGAAACACTCGCTTCTGAGCCCACCCTCTCCCACTACCTCACGTttgtctcctcctcctcctactgcTCGCAAGCCGGCGCTGTCAGACCCCCAAGAACTTTGCACGCCCTCCCCCCCGCCTCCTCCTCGCAAGTCTTTGGGGCCTTCTCTGAATCTCCACCGTCTGCTCCCGTCGCCGGCGTCCCCCGTTTGCGGGGAAGGTCGGCGGCGGGGTCGCCCGGGCGCCGCCGTCTCTCAGCTGGCCTcttactcctcctcctcctcctcatacTCTTCGTCATCGGCCTCGTCTTCTCCCGCCTCCGTTTCGCCCACCTCGCCGTCGCCCTTTATACACCCGGCGCCGACGGCGAGTGGCGGAGGGTCTAAAGTCAACTAG
- the paxip1 gene encoding PAX-interacting protein 1, whose amino-acid sequence MSEEESKVVDELFKDVKFYVVGDIDPKVVQLLRDGKGKEVSYNALATHIIAEDGDNPEVGESREVFDLPVVKPSWVILSVRCGDLLPVTGFSPESGQIFFGVTACLPRLPDDLNALWAYLTFYGGECQLNLNKKVTHLVVNEPKGAKYECALKHPAIKIVTPDWIIDSVKAKSRNDEALYHPRLTYVEPEEADDSEAESSDQRSRSDGSYSPRRSRLSSGASSQESSPRRRPGPKKLNSVSPSSPRKTERRGERMFDDSDDDSSTEKEGTNLNWTPAEMVTPTPPFGAGVARRRSGPPGAKDPVASRAGGLINLCATVPPVPGAVPPEVRAAAVIAQNAQGAASVPDGIAGWSQAARTLRNITNNSDMQPNVRPANVAHILQNLSGNQAKPLESQTNHSHAPTPNSSNPLLFNQSKMAGQQLTAQQQQQQQQQQFMQQSHQTMQQAHHQQIPQQAQQPLMQLQQQQQQQQQQQQQQHQMMQLHHQQPQVVQQPGFPQMSQQHQFLQQQQQQMHQQQMFSQQQQHAFSQQQQQQQQLRPQQLLRPGLQQLQQQQALQQQLQQFQQQQRLQLLQQQQQQQQQQQQQQQQQQQQNQQQLHQQHLQQQQQQQHFLQQQQQIQQMQQQQQQQQQQQQQQQQQLQNHQHQAIQHHNQQAMQQQQTIQPPPAHISLFGHEPGQEIPQDGFMLGCVFAIADYPEQIADKQLLASWKRVIQTYGGTVDPTLTTRCTHLLCESQVSNMYVQALREGKRCVTVHWLNTVVKRKRMVPPHRTLHLPFAFPPGAKPCSQHIICLTGFVDADRDDLKLMAYLAGARYTGYLCRSNTVLICKEPSGLKHEKAKEWKIPCVNAQWMCDILLGNFEALRQIQHSRYSIFTHPEPLVPNLQLVQNLLAPWRAPIKISQEALANLQLIQKQKLADTTNQPASKKARMEEIQSPSKKLPPESTPRVIFTGFEPTQVQQYTKRLNALGGEVVDGGLKVTHLVASKVKRTVKFLGAMSVAKHIVTPEWLEESWRSQKFVDEQSYVLRDTEAEVLFSFSLEESLKKAHSVQLFKGKYFYLTPGMSPSLSTMKSIVESAGGKLLAKQPSYRKIMEHKHNKNLPEIVLISCDNDLHLCREYFLKNIDVHNAEFILTGVLTQKLNYDSYKFT is encoded by the exons ATGTCTGAGGAGGAAAGTAAGGTTGTTGACGAACTTTTTAAAGATGTCAAATTCTACGTGGTTGGGGACATTGACCCAAAG GTGGTGCAGCTGTTGAGAGACGGAAAAGGAAAAGAGGTCTCCTACAATGCTCTGGCCACTCATATTATCGCAGAGGACGGGGACAACCCGGAGGTGGGGGAATCTCGGGAGGTTTTTGATCTGCCAGTGGTCAAG CCGTCCTGGGTGATCCTCTCGGTCCGATGTGGAGACCTATTACC AGTCACAGGGTTCTCTCCAGAATCTGGACAGATATTCTTTGGAGTGACAGCCTGTCTTCCTCGT CTACCAGATGACCTCAATGCATTGTGGGCCTATTTAACATTTTATGGTGGAGAATGCCAGCTGAACCTtaacaaaaaagtgacacaCTTGGTGGTGAATGAACCAAAGGGG GCCAAGTATGAATGTGCCCTGAAACATCCTGCTATTAAGATTGTTACTCCAGACTGGATCATAGATTCTGTCAAAG CAAAAAGCAGGAATGACGAAGCACTCTATCACCCGCGGCTCACCTACGTGGAGCCGGAAGAAGCGGACGACAGTGAAGCGGAATCTTCCGACCAACGTTCCCGCTCGGACGGGAGCTACAGCCCCCGGCGCTCGAGGCTGTCCAGCGGCGCCTCGTCCCAGGAGTCCAGCCCACGCCGACGACCCGGTCCCAAAAAACTCAACTCCGTCTCCCCGTCGTCCCCGCGGAAAACCGAACGTCGCGGCGAACGCATGTTCGACGACTCGGACGACGATTCGTCCACGGAGAAAGAGGGGACCAACCTCAACTGGACTCCCGCCGAAATGGTGACGCCCACACCGCCGTTCGGGGCGGGTGTGGCGCGCAGGCGAAGCGGGCCGCCGGGCGCCAAGGACCCCGTCGCCTCGAGGGCCGGCGGCTTGATTAACCTGTGCGCCACCGTGCCGCCCGTACCCGGCGCCGTCCCGCCGGAGGTCCGTGCCGCTGCCGTCATCGCTCAAAACGCGCAAG GCGCTGCGTCTGTACCAGATGGCATCGCCGGCTGGAGCCAGGCCGCCAGGACGCTCCGCAACATTACCAATAACTCGGACATGCAGCCCAATGTTCGACCCGCCAATGTAGCGCAC ATTCTGCAGAATCTGAGTGGCAACCAGGCAAAGCCATTGGAGTCCCAAACCAATCACAGCCATGCTCCAACTCCCAACAGTAGCAATCCTCTTCTCTTCAATCAGTCCAAAATGGCTGGCCAGCAACTCACtgcccagcagcagcagcaacagcagcagcagcaattCATGCAACAATCCCATCAGACGATGCAACAAGCACACCACCAACAGATCCCGCAGCAAGCCCAACAGCCCCTGATGCAgctccaacaacaacaacaacaacagcagcagcagcagcagcaacaacatcAGATGATGCAGCTCCATCACCAACAGCCCCAAGTGGTTCAACAGCCGGGCTTTCCCCAAATGTCCCAGCAGCATCAGTTccttcagcagcagcagcagcaaatgCACCAACAGCAAATGTTCTCCCAGCAACAGCAACACgctttctctcagcagcagcagcagcaacagcagcttCGCCCTCAGCAGCTCTTGCGTCCCGGCCTACAGCAGCTGCAGCAGCAACAAGCGCTCCAGCAGCAGCTCCAGCAATTCCAACAGCAACAACGCTTGCAGctattacaacaacaacaacaacaacaacaacaacaacaacaacaacagcagcagcagcaacaacagaaTCAGCAGCAACTCCATCAACAGCAtttacagcagcagcagcaacaacaacacttCCTGCAACAGCAGCAACAAATCCAGCAGatgcagcagcaacaacaacaacaacaacaacagcagcagcagcagcagcagcaactgCAGAATCATCAACATCAGGCCATTCAGCACCACAACCAACAGGCCATGCAACAGCAACAGACTATACAGCCGCCGCCTGCTCACATCTCCCTCTTTGGTCACGAGCCAGGACAAGaaa TTCCCCAGGATGGCTTCATGCTGGGATGTGTCTTTGCTATTGCTGATTACCCAGAACAGATAGCAGACAAACAACTGCTAGCCTCGTGGAAACGG GTGATCCAAACCTACGGGGGTACCGTGGACCCCACCCTGACCACCCGCTGCACCCACCTACTGTGCGAGAGTCAGGTCAGCAACATGTACGTGCAG GCCCTCAGAGAGGGGAAACGCTGCGTCACCGTCCACTGGCTCAACACGGTGGTTAAGCGCAAGAGAATGGTGCCTCCTCATCGGACCCTGCATCTGCCGTTCGCCTTCCCTCCCGGAGCCAAGCCTTGCTCTCAGCAC ATCATATGTCTGACTGGTTTTGTGGACGCCGACAGGGACGACTTGAAGTTGATGGCGTACTTGGCCGGTGCCAGATACACCGGCTACCTGTGCCGGAGCAACACGGTCCTTATCTGCAAAGA ACCCAGCGGGCTCAAGCATGAGAAGGCCAAAGAGTGGAAGATTCCATGTGTCAACGCCCAGTGGATGTGTGATATTCTGCTGGGGAACTTTGAAGCTCTCAGACAAATCCAACACAGCAGATATTCCATCTTTACGCATCCCGAGCCTCTCGTGCCAAACTTACAGCTGGTCCAGAACCTGCTTG CTCCCTGGAGAGCACCAATCAAAATCTCTCAAGAAGCTTTAGCG AACCTGCAACTCATCCAGAAGCAAAAGCTGGCCGACACCACTAACCAACCTGCCAGTAAAAAGGCCAG AATGGAGGAGATCCAGTCCCCCAGTAAGAAGCTTCCACCCGAGTCCACTCCTAGAGTGATTTTCACCGGTTTCGAGCCCACTCAGGTTCAACAATACACAAAG AGGCTAAATGCTTTAGGTGGCGAAGTGGTGGACGGCGGCCTGAAAGTGACCCACTTGGTGGCCAGTAAAGTCAAGCGCACGGTCAAATTCCTGGGCGCTATGTCTGTGGCCAAACACATCGTCACCCCGGAGTGGCTGGAGGAAAGCTGGAGGAGCCAAAAGTTTGTCG ATGAGCAGAGCTACGTTCTGAGGGACACCGAAGCCGAGGTCCTGTTCAGTTTCAGTCTGGAAGAGTCGCTCAAGAAAGCCCACAGTGTCCAGCTTTTCAAG GGAAAATATTTCTACCTGACGCCCGGAATGTCCCCCAGCCTCAGCACCATGAAGTCCATCGTGGAAAGTGCCGGGGGGAAGCTGCTGGCCAAACAGCCATCCTACCGGAAGATCATGGAGCACAAACACAACAAG AACCTCCCGGAGATCGTCTTGATCTCTTGCGATAATGATCTGCACCTGTGCAGAGAATACTTCCTCAAAAACATCG ATGTCCACAACGCCGAGTTCATTCTCACCGGAGTGCTCACCCAGAAACTTAACTACGATTCATAT AAGTTCACATGA
- the en2b gene encoding homeobox protein engrailed-2b: MEENARRDPDEESNRALLPPGNQQSHRITNFYIDNILRPDFGRRRKSDNSQVAAARREAKNGDKTAAAAGVGEDSTTSSSDDNRPGEKTGGSRKRRGNPGGREEEAEDEEDEEEEDGNRYGNRCGSPPAASGSDGAKQMLWPAWVYCTRYSDRPSSGPRSRKAKRARTPTKEDKRPRTAFTAEQLQRLKTEFQSNRYLTEQRRQDLARELGLNQSQIKIWFQNKRAKIKKATGNKNSLALHLMAQGLYNHASSSKSDSD; encoded by the exons ATGGAAGAAAACGCTCGTCGAGACCCGGACGAGGAGTCCAACCGAGCCCTCCTGCCGCCGGGCAACCAGCAGTCCCACCGGATCACCAACTTTTACATCGACAACATTTTACGGCCGGATTTCGGTCGCCGGCGAAAGAGCGACAACTCGCAGGTGGCCGCCGCCAGAAGAGAAGCGAAAAACGGGGACaaaacggcggcggcggcgggcgtcGGAGAGGACTCGACGACGTCGTCGTCTGACGACAACCGCCCGGGAGAGAAGACCGGGGGGAGCCGGAAAAGACGAGGAAATCCCGGAGGCcgcgaggaggaggcggaggatgaggaggatgaggaggaagaggacgggAACCGCTACGGGAATCGGTGCGGAAGCCCCCCGGCCGCCTCGGGGTCGGATGGGGCCAAACAGATGCTGTGGCCCGCTTGGGTTTATTGCACACGTTACTCGGACCGGCCCTCGTCAG GTCCCCGATCGCGCAAAGCCAAGAGGGCCCGGACCCCCACCAAAGAAGACAAGCGTCCCAGGACGGCCTTCACGGCGGAGCAGCTCCAGCGGCTCAAGACGGAGTTCCAGAGCAACCGCTACCTGACCGAGCAGCGGCGGCAGGACCTGGCCCGGGAGCTGGGCCTCAACCAGTCCCAGATCAAGATCTGGTTTCAGAACAAGAGGGCCAAGATCAAAAAGGCCACGGGGAACAAGAACTCGCTGGCGCTGCACCTCATGGCGCAGGGATTGTACAACCACGCCTCCTCGTCTAAATCCGACAGCGATTAG